From the Verrucomicrobiota bacterium genome, the window TTCGGCCTGGGTAGTTCCGTCGATGTGTTCGCGAAACAAATAACGCTGTGCGGGATCTTCGGGCGAAGCAATGAAGTAGAGCCAGCCGGTGTCGACATCGAATTTGATCATAGCGATGACGTCATACTCTCCCTTGGTGATGAGCGTCTTTTCTTTGCCATCCCGGGAGATGCGATAGTAATGCCTGAATCCGTCCGATTCACTCTCCCATAGAAATGCCTGTCCCTCGTCAAACCAGGTCATGTGATTGTGGACGTCGATCCAGGTTTCGCTCTTTTCTTCAAAGAACGGATCCAGCTTCCCCGACTTCACATGCGCCATCCAAAGTGTGCTGTGATTCTGGTTACGGTTCAGACGTTGGAAAACGAGCTCTTCGGAATTATCTGCCCAGGCAAAGCGTGGAATGTAATGCATTCGAGGATCACCGGGGAGGTCGTCGAACCACTTGGTGTGAGCACGAGTCGAGCTGGTAACTCCTATTCGAACGGAAGAATTGGTCGTGCCCACCTTGGGGTAGGGAAGTGGATTCACTTCCGGATACTTGCCCGCCAGGTAGTTGGTCAGGTGAAAGGTGCCGACGCCTTCTGTGTCGAATTGCACATAGGCGATGGACTTTCCGTCCGGGCTCCAATTGAAACCGTCGCGAAGGCGAAATTCTTCCTCATACACCCAATCACTTGTCCCGTTGATGATATTGTCATTCTTGCGGGTTGTGAGCTTTTTAATGCGTCTTCTTTTCAAATCTTCTGTGTAGATATCCCTGTCTTGGACGTATGCCACACGTTTAGAGTCCGGAGAAAACTTGGCAAACATGAGGGTGGCTTCTTCGAATTGGGCACCCAGTTGTTGGAGTTTAAAGGTCTCAAGATCCAGCACCCAGTAATCACCTCGAGAATTTATCCGCCAGACTTTCTTGGTGTTGGTGTAGATGAGTAGCTTCTTCTCATCGGGGGACCAGGTGAGGTTACTCTGGTTTTCCAGCTTTAGGGGTTTGTCGCTTCCTTCTGGTATGAATTTGTCTGCAGACAGTAGGAGTGTCTTTTCATCCGTTTCAGGATTCCAATCGAAAAGATCCTTGCCGTCTTCAATCGTTTCGGAGTCTTCCAGGATCAAGCAACTGGCTCCTTCCGTTCTCCAAGCGGTTTGGGCTTCCTTTTCCACGGGGATAGCTTTCTCATCGATCACCTCTTGAAGAGTTATGAGTGAAGGGTCTTCCAACACTTCTGGAACCTCTTCCCATTGGGCCATAAAATTATTTCCGTAAGTGGTGAGCGTCAACAACATGATTGAAATGAGAAGTATACTTGAAGATGGGATAGGGTATTTAAAATTCATATCTGCTTGGCTTGCGTTTGGGACGTAGACTTTGAATTCAGGTATGATTGAATCGGAGTATGAAGACAAACCTTTGATACACGCTTATTCAATCTTTAATTTGACATTGTGTGCAAAAATAAAAATTCTCTCATCCTTCAAACCTTCACCCCATTTAATATACAGGATGTAACTTATGACAGATCAAGACAGCCATGCACAGACGAAGTGGACCGGTGTATTCCCGGCCACCACCACTCAATTTAAGCAGGATGGCTCGCTCGATATTGCGGCGACTCTCAAGCATTTGGATGTGATGTTGGCTGCAGGTGTTCACGGTTTTGTAATGTTGGGCACCGTCGGGGAAAACTGCTCATTGGAAAAAGAAGAGAAGATCGAAATGCTCCAGGCAACGGTGGAGCATGTGCGGGGTAGGGTGCCGATTCTCTCCGGTGTCGCCGAATATACAACCGCCCAAGCTTGTCGCTATGCTGAATCTGCCAAAGAGGCTGGAGTCGACGGTCTCATGGTTCTACCGGCCATGGTGTATAAAACCGATAAGCGCGAAACCGTTTCTCACTTTCGTGCCGTTGCGAGTGCGACTGACCTCCCCATTATGATTTATAACAACCCGGTTTCCTATGGTGTGGATATAAAACCGGAAACTTTTGTTGAGTTGGCAGACGAACCAAACTTCACCACGATCAAGGAATCCTCGGAAGATCCACGACGCATCACTCATTTAAGAAATTTGTGTGGAGACCGTTATCAGCTTTTTGCGGGAGTGGATGATCTTGTTTTGGAAAGCCTGATTCTCGGTATCGATGGATGGGTGTCCGGTTTGGTCAATGCCTTTCCCGTGGAGAATCGCCTCATATGGGATCTGGTGAAGGCGGACCGCTGGTCTGAAGCACGGGATGTCTATCGCTGGTATACGCCGCTGTTGAAATTGGATACGCTGCCCAAGCTGGTTCAGTATATTAAGCT encodes:
- a CDS encoding S9 family peptidase, translating into MNFKYPIPSSSILLISIMLLTLTTYGNNFMAQWEEVPEVLEDPSLITLQEVIDEKAIPVEKEAQTAWRTEGASCLILEDSETIEDGKDLFDWNPETDEKTLLLSADKFIPEGSDKPLKLENQSNLTWSPDEKKLLIYTNTKKVWRINSRGDYWVLDLETFKLQQLGAQFEEATLMFAKFSPDSKRVAYVQDRDIYTEDLKRRRIKKLTTRKNDNIINGTSDWVYEEEFRLRDGFNWSPDGKSIAYVQFDTEGVGTFHLTNYLAGKYPEVNPLPYPKVGTTNSSVRIGVTSSTRAHTKWFDDLPGDPRMHYIPRFAWADNSEELVFQRLNRNQNHSTLWMAHVKSGKLDPFFEEKSETWIDVHNHMTWFDEGQAFLWESESDGFRHYYRISRDGKEKTLITKGEYDVIAMIKFDVDTGWLYFIASPEDPAQRYLFREHIDGTTQAERLTPNELSGTHSYRLSGDSTRAFHSFSNANTPPLYDLVELPDHRVIHAGENNAEARVKMEERHFQETEFFDIEIEDSVKLPAYMIKPYNFDSSKKYPVLFYVYGEPVGQTVKDVWQKSLWYQYLAQRGYVIMSIDNRGTSTPLGRDWRHHLHHNIGIYSSEDQSAAVRKLLETHPYIDKDRIAITGFSGGGSMSLNLLFRYPDLYSLAMAGGFISDQLLYDTVYQERYMGLPDDNPDGFKNGSPITHAENLKGNLLIFHGTQDDNCHYQNFENLVNELIRLNKQFTAVPYTGGTHSIKSAGDGQGDAHNLKTKTWYLMNHIAPGPLSR
- a CDS encoding dihydrodipicolinate synthase family protein yields the protein MTDQDSHAQTKWTGVFPATTTQFKQDGSLDIAATLKHLDVMLAAGVHGFVMLGTVGENCSLEKEEKIEMLQATVEHVRGRVPILSGVAEYTTAQACRYAESAKEAGVDGLMVLPAMVYKTDKRETVSHFRAVASATDLPIMIYNNPVSYGVDIKPETFVELADEPNFTTIKESSEDPRRITHLRNLCGDRYQLFAGVDDLVLESLILGIDGWVSGLVNAFPVENRLIWDLVKADRWSEARDVYRWYTPLLKLDTLPKLVQYIKLAVAECGYGSELTRTPRLPIEGEERERILAIIRRGIETRPDPAVFGM